From one Formosa sediminum genomic stretch:
- a CDS encoding HAD family hydrolase — protein sequence MKKTSGAFAKCIDSESVIFCDMFDTLVHRDVHPNYVMRLWSKTIIRALGINVDIDTLYFIRKEVEHFLSDKFNLLHVEIEYSLVINEIYNRLVCSDLLYNISLAVFQDYFEKADIVVEKKVQFLNSNTITQLQVLKEKGHKIYCVSDFYTSKKVLKSLLEYHNILELFTDVFVSSECQKSKHSTNLYPYLINRLQLDSKTVVMIGDNYNHDILNAQKSNLQTLYIPNKNYSKTKLKYSKGSDIKDYKKVINGVYKRCNTKAAPGNSDYILFYYNYTERLYFKLKQCGVKNIFFLSREGLYLKKLFDYYQNYVVLNDQDLIKTHYLKTSRQASMLVSLKSIDTEQFYFLRHKYPKLSLKGFLNNFDFESEIVNAIIDDLGLNAIASDSIPNFLDSEVYLALKNNALFIKNYDLKRAEQKRYFDSYLKSFNVDFLTEGMHLADIGWGGTMQEKLFDYFKGKVHVYGYYLGIREVYNITPETKRYGLNFSVYPFASYSDHILRGNIELNEQLLSAPHGSTVSYDINLPNYSKEFHQEDEKRIYNDHILNIQTFMFEEFKTLLLQLDKICYSNDIVQEEMTNYALRVGLFTSKKNISEMIKISEGFYSNVGDFSKGLTIDTDRTKKDILVSVKAFLLTPEKLFRYLLRLKPYLYTKKKFVLLALFPSQIIYWYIKFNIGMRRLFLSNQFYLKYSFFNFRLK from the coding sequence ATGAAAAAGACAAGTGGTGCTTTTGCAAAATGTATAGATTCAGAATCTGTCATTTTTTGTGATATGTTTGATACTTTAGTACATAGAGATGTACATCCTAATTACGTCATGAGATTATGGTCTAAAACTATAATAAGGGCATTAGGAATTAATGTTGATATTGATACGTTATATTTTATTCGTAAAGAAGTTGAACATTTTTTAAGTGATAAATTCAATCTCTTACATGTTGAAATTGAATATTCATTAGTTATAAATGAAATCTACAATAGGCTTGTTTGTTCTGACCTTTTATATAATATTTCTTTAGCTGTATTTCAAGATTATTTTGAAAAAGCAGATATAGTAGTGGAAAAAAAAGTACAGTTTTTAAATTCAAATACAATTACACAATTGCAAGTACTTAAAGAAAAAGGACATAAAATTTATTGTGTTTCTGATTTTTATACTTCTAAAAAAGTACTTAAAAGTTTACTTGAATACCATAATATCTTAGAACTTTTTACAGATGTATTTGTATCTTCTGAATGCCAAAAAAGTAAGCATAGTACAAACTTATATCCTTATCTTATTAATCGGCTTCAATTAGACTCAAAAACGGTTGTAATGATAGGAGATAATTATAATCACGATATTTTAAATGCTCAAAAAAGTAATTTACAAACGCTATATATTCCAAATAAAAATTACTCTAAAACAAAATTAAAATATTCTAAAGGTTCAGATATTAAAGACTATAAAAAAGTTATTAATGGAGTTTATAAACGCTGTAACACAAAAGCAGCTCCTGGCAATAGTGACTATATTTTATTCTATTATAATTATACAGAACGCTTATACTTTAAACTAAAACAATGTGGTGTAAAAAATATTTTCTTTTTGTCGAGAGAAGGTTTATATCTAAAAAAATTGTTTGACTATTATCAAAATTATGTTGTTTTAAATGATCAAGACCTTATAAAAACACATTACTTAAAAACATCAAGACAAGCTAGTATGTTAGTGTCTTTAAAAAGTATAGATACAGAACAATTTTATTTTTTAAGACATAAATATCCAAAATTATCTTTAAAAGGATTTTTAAATAATTTTGATTTTGAATCAGAAATAGTAAATGCTATTATTGATGATTTAGGATTAAATGCCATTGCATCTGATAGTATTCCAAACTTTTTAGATTCTGAGGTTTATTTGGCTTTAAAAAATAATGCACTATTTATTAAAAATTATGATTTAAAACGTGCTGAACAAAAACGTTATTTTGATAGCTATTTAAAGTCTTTTAATGTCGATTTTTTAACAGAAGGTATGCATCTTGCAGATATTGGTTGGGGTGGTACTATGCAAGAAAAATTATTTGATTATTTTAAAGGGAAGGTACATGTTTATGGTTATTACTTAGGTATTAGAGAAGTTTATAATATAACTCCTGAAACAAAACGTTATGGTTTAAATTTTTCAGTCTATCCATTTGCTAGTTATTCAGACCACATTCTTAGAGGAAACATAGAATTAAATGAACAATTATTATCGGCACCACATGGGAGTACTGTTTCTTATGATATAAATTTACCAAATTATTCAAAAGAATTTCATCAAGAAGATGAAAAAAGAATTTATAATGATCATATTTTAAACATTCAAACTTTTATGTTTGAAGAGTTTAAAACACTGCTTTTACAATTAGATAAAATATGTTATTCTAATGATATTGTACAAGAAGAAATGACAAATTATGCTTTACGAGTTGGTTTATTTACTTCTAAAAAGAACATTTCAGAAATGATTAAAATTTCGGAAGGATTTTACTCTAATGTGGGTGATTTTTCAAAAGGATTGACTATCGATACAGATCGTACTAAAAAAGATATTTTAGTAAGTGTAAAAGCTTTTTTATTAACTCCAGAAAAATTATTCAGGTATTTATTAAGACTAAAACCGTATTTATATACTAAGAAGAAGTTTGTTTTATTAGCGTTATTTCCTTCGCAAATTATTTATTGGTATATAAAATTTAATATTGGAATGCGTAGATTATTTTTATCAAACCAGTTTTACTTAAAATATTCTTTTTTTAATTTTAGATTAAAATAG
- a CDS encoding sugar transferase → MYKNVFKRVIDLSASLIGFIILLPIFLLVTLILLITNGQPFFFQSRPGKNEKVFRIMKFKSMSDKKDKNGKLLPDAERVTTLGIFIRKFSLDEIPQLLNVIKGDMSLIGPRPLLVKYLPYYTEEEKIRHTVRPGITGLAQISGRNSIGWDDKLAKDIEYVKNLSFKTDLIILFKTVEKVVKGSDINLSPDELDFDEYRTVKKTKFIS, encoded by the coding sequence ATGTATAAAAATGTATTTAAAAGAGTAATCGATCTATCTGCATCGTTAATAGGTTTTATTATCTTATTACCTATTTTTTTACTAGTAACATTAATTTTATTAATTACAAATGGACAACCCTTCTTTTTCCAAAGTAGACCAGGTAAAAATGAAAAAGTTTTTAGAATAATGAAGTTTAAATCCATGTCTGATAAAAAAGATAAAAATGGAAAACTTTTACCCGATGCAGAACGTGTAACTACGCTAGGTATTTTTATTAGAAAGTTTTCTCTTGATGAAATACCTCAATTACTTAATGTCATAAAAGGAGATATGAGCTTAATAGGACCTAGACCATTATTAGTTAAATACTTACCATATTATACAGAAGAAGAAAAAATAAGACACACTGTTAGACCTGGTATAACTGGTTTAGCACAAATATCTGGTAGAAATTCTATTGGTTGGGACGATAAGCTTGCTAAGGATATTGAATATGTTAAAAATCTAAGTTTTAAAACAGACCTTATTATATTATTTAAAACTGTAGAAAAAGTAGTTAAAGGTTCTGATATAAATTTAAGTCCAGATGAATTAGATTTTGATGAATATAGAACAGTAAAAAAAACTAAATTCATAAGTTAA
- a CDS encoding ATP-grasp domain-containing protein, with amino-acid sequence MNILITCAGRRVSLVKAFQKELKTLFPEGKVLTTDFSPNLSSACHASDGFFHLPLISDKNYLTALIDLCVANNIKLIIPTIDTELKVLSENKGLFLNKGITPIISSDRLINICRDKRKTQTFFTDHNINVAKEYSKTNYKLPLYIKPLNGSRSVDNFKILKESDLTDYHFKNDNLIFFEYIDHNEYEEFTCDLYYSKHNDLKCIVPRKRITVRDGEVNKGITVKNSLLEYISKNLTYIEGAVGCLTAQFFKHKENDTVYGIEINARFGGGYPLSYLAGANYPKWIIQEYLLDKTIDSFVDWEDQLLMLRYDSEILVHGYKG; translated from the coding sequence ATGAATATATTAATTACATGTGCAGGAAGGCGAGTATCTTTAGTGAAAGCTTTTCAGAAAGAGTTAAAAACTTTATTCCCAGAGGGTAAAGTACTAACAACTGATTTTAGTCCGAATTTGTCTTCTGCTTGTCATGCCTCCGATGGTTTTTTTCATTTGCCATTAATTAGTGATAAAAACTATTTAACAGCTCTAATAGATTTATGCGTAGCTAATAATATTAAATTAATTATTCCTACTATTGACACTGAATTAAAGGTATTATCTGAAAATAAAGGGTTGTTCTTAAATAAAGGTATTACCCCTATAATTTCATCAGATCGTTTAATAAACATTTGTAGAGATAAAAGAAAAACACAAACTTTCTTTACAGATCATAATATTAATGTTGCTAAAGAATACTCAAAAACAAATTATAAATTACCTCTTTATATTAAGCCTTTAAACGGAAGTAGAAGTGTTGACAATTTTAAAATTCTTAAAGAGTCAGATTTAACAGACTATCATTTTAAAAATGATAATTTAATTTTCTTTGAATATATAGATCACAATGAATATGAAGAATTTACTTGTGATTTATATTATAGTAAACACAACGATTTAAAATGTATAGTACCTAGAAAGCGAATAACGGTAAGAGATGGTGAAGTAAATAAAGGGATTACAGTAAAGAATAGTTTACTAGAATACATTTCTAAAAACTTAACATATATTGAGGGAGCTGTAGGTTGTCTTACAGCTCAATTTTTTAAACATAAAGAAAACGATACAGTATATGGTATAGAAATAAATGCACGATTTGGTGGAGGCTACCCTTTGTCTTATCTAGCTGGAGCAAACTATCCAAAATGGATTATTCAAGAATATTTATTAGATAAAACTATAGACTCGTTTGTGGATTGGGAAGATCAACTATTAATGCTAAGATACGATAGCGAAATTTTGGTTCATGGCTATAAAGGATAA
- a CDS encoding HAD family hydrolase, protein MAIKDKIIVVLDLDDTLYNEIDFLKSAYQEIAYMISVKSQQSSQNIYNEMIKFYTKGVNVFEAIIKLTQVKDITVETLLTTYRHHNPQITLGLTTSEILKYLKSHVYKIGLVTDGRSIQQRNKITALGLDCFLDDIIISEEFGSEKPNVNNFKFYSDKYGEAKYMYVGDNVKKDFIAPKALGWVTVCLLDNGVNIHSQNIALTAAQTPDFKIKNLSDLKQILKAM, encoded by the coding sequence ATGGCTATAAAGGATAAGATTATAGTAGTACTTGATTTAGACGATACTTTATATAATGAAATAGATTTTTTAAAATCGGCTTATCAAGAAATAGCGTATATGATTTCTGTAAAATCACAACAATCATCTCAAAACATATATAATGAGATGATTAAATTTTATACTAAAGGAGTAAATGTTTTTGAAGCTATAATTAAACTAACACAAGTAAAAGATATTACTGTAGAAACATTATTAACAACTTATAGGCATCATAATCCTCAAATCACTTTAGGTTTAACTACCAGTGAAATACTAAAGTATTTAAAATCACATGTGTATAAAATTGGTTTGGTTACAGATGGAAGAAGTATTCAACAACGCAATAAGATTACAGCTTTAGGTTTAGATTGCTTTTTAGATGATATAATAATATCTGAAGAATTTGGTTCAGAAAAGCCTAATGTAAATAATTTTAAATTCTATAGTGATAAATATGGTGAGGCTAAATATATGTATGTTGGAGATAATGTAAAGAAAGATTTTATAGCGCCTAAAGCTTTAGGTTGGGTTACTGTTTGTCTTTTAGATAATGGGGTTAATATACATTCACAGAATATAGCTTTAACAGCAGCACAGACACCAGATTTTAAGATTAAAAACTTAAGTGATTTAAAACAAATTCTTAAAGCTATGTAG
- a CDS encoding DegT/DnrJ/EryC1/StrS family aminotransferase, producing the protein MNSKIWLSSPHMGGHELDFIHEAFSTNWIAPLGPNVSGFEDDLKHFLKDNKEIAALSSGTAALHLALILLDVGPGDEVICQSKTFSASANPIVYQGATPVFVDSERDTWNMCPIELERAIKDRISKGKTPKAIIAVHLYGMPYKKEEIHAVSKQYNIPIVEDSAEALGSHYKNQKCGTFGELSILSFNGNKIITTSGGGALVTSNKTQKEKAVFLATQAKDKDVAYVHSHIGYNYRMSNIVAGIGRGQMMVLEDHVNKRRANYDYYVSKLSHIKHITFLAEPKDYYSNRWLTCILLDSNKNQEGLRVFLEEDNIETRPLWKPMHQQPVFKDAPSYLNGVSDDLFQRGLCLPSGSNLTTEDLERIVSLIINYFE; encoded by the coding sequence ATGAATTCAAAAATATGGTTATCATCACCGCATATGGGCGGACATGAATTAGACTTTATACACGAAGCTTTTTCAACTAATTGGATTGCTCCATTAGGGCCTAATGTTTCTGGTTTTGAAGATGATTTAAAACATTTTCTAAAAGACAATAAAGAAATTGCAGCTTTAAGTTCTGGTACTGCAGCTTTACACTTAGCTTTAATACTCTTAGATGTTGGTCCAGGCGATGAAGTTATTTGTCAGTCTAAAACTTTTTCAGCATCTGCAAATCCAATTGTTTATCAAGGTGCAACTCCAGTTTTTGTAGATAGTGAACGAGATACTTGGAATATGTGCCCCATAGAATTAGAACGTGCCATAAAAGATAGAATTTCTAAAGGTAAAACACCAAAAGCTATAATCGCAGTACACTTATATGGAATGCCATATAAAAAAGAAGAAATTCATGCTGTCTCTAAACAATATAATATACCAATTGTAGAAGATAGTGCAGAGGCTTTGGGAAGTCATTACAAAAATCAGAAGTGCGGTACGTTTGGAGAATTGTCCATATTATCTTTTAACGGAAATAAAATTATAACAACGTCTGGAGGAGGAGCTTTAGTGACATCTAATAAAACACAGAAAGAAAAAGCTGTTTTTTTAGCGACACAAGCAAAAGATAAGGATGTAGCATATGTACATTCTCACATTGGGTATAATTATAGAATGTCTAATATTGTAGCAGGAATTGGAAGAGGACAGATGATGGTTTTAGAAGATCATGTTAATAAAAGACGTGCCAATTACGATTATTATGTATCTAAATTAAGTCACATAAAACATATTACGTTTTTAGCAGAACCAAAAGATTATTATTCCAACAGATGGTTAACCTGTATTTTGTTAGATAGTAATAAAAATCAAGAAGGACTTAGAGTCTTTTTAGAAGAAGATAATATAGAAACACGACCGCTATGGAAACCCATGCACCAACAACCCGTTTTTAAAGATGCACCGTCTTATTTAAATGGTGTTTCAGACGATTTGTTTCAACGTGGTTTATGTTTACCAAGTGGATCTAATCTAACTACAGAAGATCTAGAAAGAATAGTTTCATTAATTATAAATTATTTTGAATAG
- a CDS encoding polysaccharide biosynthesis protein: MNRLNNILVKLSKRYASKWLVLLVDLCLVASTFFLAYLIRYNFEIAFDFSKFLKQIPFVLIAAAISFMVVGSHKGVVRYTGVKDVVNIIVGINLLATLLIISTYISRKYNYDSIFDIAGSVIYIHLLLNIFFLIGAKFFIRSIYHSIISDKSFYNLEHHRILIYGAGNAGMVTYDAITNDAKSNIEIFGFIDDNSKKVGKKINLLEVYDSKHITTDFIEKHKIDEVIISIQNISSERLLDITKEFLDKSIKVKITPPVQQWIDGELQISQIKDVRIEDLLGREPISIDNPILIDEYEDKVIIVTGAAGSIGSEIARKLTKFNYKKLILIDVAESPLYELQQEFIQDEIKRFEVIIVDVRNTVRMDQIFTNFNPEIIFHAAAYKHVPLMENNPYEAVSVNISGTINMSNLAIKYGVNKFVMISTDKAVNPTNVMGATKRIAELYISCLNHKGKTKFITTRFGNVLGSNGSVIPLFKKQIENGGPLTVTHKDITRFFMTIPEACSLVLEAAAMGNGGEIFVFDMGKSVKIFDLAVNMITLSGLKYPTDIDIKITGLRPGEKIYEELLANGENTRPTYHEKIMIAKSKEIDTQVVLNQIIDLHETNPKCLTLETVTKIKEIVPEYISNNSKFEALDSKN, encoded by the coding sequence TTGAATAGACTAAACAACATACTTGTTAAATTATCTAAAAGGTATGCCTCTAAATGGCTGGTTTTATTGGTAGATTTATGTTTAGTGGCGTCTACGTTTTTTTTAGCTTATTTAATAAGATATAATTTTGAAATCGCTTTTGACTTTAGCAAATTTTTAAAGCAAATACCGTTTGTTCTTATTGCTGCTGCAATAAGTTTTATGGTTGTGGGGTCTCATAAAGGTGTAGTACGTTACACAGGAGTCAAAGATGTTGTAAATATAATTGTTGGCATTAATTTATTGGCCACCCTTTTAATAATTAGTACTTATATAAGTAGAAAATATAATTACGATTCTATTTTCGATATTGCAGGATCTGTTATTTACATACATTTACTACTTAATATATTTTTTCTTATTGGTGCTAAATTTTTTATTAGATCAATATACCATAGTATTATATCCGATAAAAGTTTTTATAATTTAGAACATCATCGTATTTTAATATATGGAGCAGGTAATGCAGGAATGGTAACTTACGATGCTATTACTAATGATGCTAAAAGTAATATTGAAATTTTTGGTTTTATAGATGATAATAGTAAGAAGGTTGGAAAAAAAATAAACCTGTTAGAGGTTTATGATTCTAAGCATATAACTACAGATTTTATTGAAAAACATAAAATAGATGAAGTTATTATTTCTATTCAAAATATTAGCTCCGAACGCTTATTAGACATTACAAAAGAATTTCTAGATAAATCTATAAAAGTTAAAATAACGCCTCCAGTTCAACAATGGATTGATGGCGAATTACAAATCAGTCAGATTAAAGATGTTAGGATTGAAGATTTACTTGGGCGCGAACCTATTAGTATAGACAATCCAATTTTAATTGATGAATACGAAGATAAAGTTATAATAGTAACAGGAGCTGCTGGATCTATAGGTAGTGAAATAGCAAGAAAACTAACCAAATTTAATTATAAAAAATTAATACTTATAGACGTAGCAGAATCGCCTTTATATGAACTTCAGCAAGAGTTTATACAAGACGAAATTAAACGGTTTGAAGTAATAATTGTAGATGTAAGAAATACTGTAAGGATGGATCAAATTTTTACAAATTTTAATCCAGAGATTATTTTTCATGCTGCGGCCTATAAACATGTTCCTTTAATGGAAAATAATCCTTACGAAGCTGTAAGTGTAAATATTAGTGGTACCATTAACATGTCTAATTTAGCCATTAAATACGGTGTAAATAAATTTGTTATGATATCTACAGATAAGGCGGTGAATCCCACAAATGTTATGGGAGCAACCAAACGTATTGCCGAGCTGTATATTAGTTGCTTAAATCATAAAGGAAAAACTAAATTTATTACCACTCGTTTTGGTAATGTATTAGGATCTAATGGATCTGTCATACCCTTATTTAAAAAACAAATCGAAAATGGAGGGCCTTTAACAGTCACACATAAAGATATTACTCGTTTTTTTATGACAATTCCTGAAGCTTGCTCTTTAGTATTAGAAGCAGCTGCAATGGGTAATGGAGGAGAAATTTTTGTGTTCGATATGGGTAAATCTGTTAAGATATTTGATTTAGCAGTAAACATGATTACTTTATCAGGATTAAAATATCCTACAGATATAGATATAAAAATTACGGGCTTAAGACCGGGTGAAAAAATTTATGAAGAATTGCTGGCTAATGGCGAAAATACAAGGCCTACATATCATGAGAAAATAATGATTGCAAAATCTAAAGAGATTGATACTCAAGTAGTACTTAATCAAATTATTGATTTACACGAAACTAATCCCAAATGTTTAACACTGGAAACAGTAACTAAAATAAAAGAGATTGTACCAGAATACATCTCTAATAATTCTAAATTCGAAGCTTTAGATAGTAAAAATTAA
- a CDS encoding polysaccharide biosynthesis/export family protein encodes MTPTFNQIQFKFLLIPIISLMLASCGVKRESIVYFQDETASTTSELADFEIRFKPDDLLTIDVSAIDPEAARPFNLPAVSYNASSVDLAQGTLKMQTYLIDNEGNIEFPVIGSIKLGGLSRSEANLYMKNLLKEYIKDPIVNIRLANFNITILGEVNSPGTYSLQNEKVSLTEALGYAGDLTIYGRRDNVFLIREIDGENRYYKFDLTSINVMNSPHFFLTQNDVIYVEPNKAKIRSSNYNQNNVVLISAIATLATITALIFK; translated from the coding sequence ATGACACCAACATTTAATCAAATTCAATTTAAATTTTTATTAATACCAATCATTTCTTTAATGTTAGCCTCTTGTGGAGTTAAACGTGAAAGTATTGTTTATTTTCAAGACGAAACAGCTAGCACTACCAGTGAATTAGCTGATTTTGAAATAAGATTTAAACCAGATGATTTATTAACCATAGATGTTTCAGCAATAGATCCAGAAGCAGCCAGACCATTTAATTTACCAGCAGTATCTTATAATGCAAGCTCTGTAGACTTGGCTCAAGGAACTTTAAAAATGCAAACCTATTTAATAGATAATGAAGGGAATATAGAGTTTCCTGTTATAGGATCTATTAAATTAGGTGGCTTGTCTAGAAGTGAAGCTAACCTATACATGAAGAATTTATTAAAAGAATACATTAAGGATCCTATAGTTAATATAAGATTAGCTAATTTTAATATAACTATTTTAGGAGAGGTTAACAGTCCTGGAACTTATAGCTTACAGAATGAAAAAGTATCGTTAACAGAAGCTTTAGGGTATGCCGGAGATTTAACAATTTATGGTAGACGTGACAATGTGTTTTTAATAAGAGAAATAGATGGAGAAAATAGATATTATAAATTTGATTTAACGTCGATAAATGTGATGAATTCACCTCATTTTTTCTTAACCCAAAATGATGTGATTTATGTGGAGCCAAATAAAGCTAAAATAAGATCTTCTAATTATAACCAAAATAACGTAGTATTAATTTCTGCTATTGCTACATTAGCTACAATAACTGCTTTAATTTTTAAATAA